In Deltaproteobacteria bacterium, one genomic interval encodes:
- a CDS encoding (2Fe-2S)-binding protein codes for MIIHFRLNGQDSELEVRGDERVVDLLRERLGLTGTKEGCGTGECGACAVLVNGRARLSCLMLAAQLDGQELTTIEGLGSPEAPHPLQRAFVEHGAVQCGFCTPGMIVAATDLLARNPHPGREDIREALSGNLCRCTGYTRILDAVTKVDS; via the coding sequence TCAACGGCCAGGACTCGGAGCTTGAAGTTCGTGGTGACGAGCGGGTTGTGGACCTGCTCCGCGAACGCCTCGGCCTGACCGGGACCAAGGAAGGCTGCGGCACCGGCGAATGCGGAGCCTGCGCCGTGCTCGTGAACGGCCGGGCGCGTCTGTCCTGCCTGATGCTCGCGGCCCAGCTCGACGGCCAGGAGCTGACCACCATCGAAGGTCTGGGCAGCCCTGAAGCGCCCCATCCCCTGCAGCGCGCCTTTGTCGAACACGGCGCCGTGCAGTGCGGCTTTTGCACACCGGGCATGATCGTGGCCGCCACGGATCTTCTGGCCCGCAACCCCCACCCTGGTCGCGAGGACATCCGCGAGGCCCTGTCCGGCAATCTGTGCCGGTGCACCGGCTATACACGCATCCTCGACGCCGTGACCAAGGTGGACTCATGA
- a CDS encoding xanthine dehydrogenase family protein subunit M — MSVQIPISLDELWPLLRDPDTQVMAGGTDLLVKRRAGLMSGPIRCLERIPELRGIISDENGLRIGAATTLTEILESAAVTAHWPVLTQAVRVLGSPLIRHQATLGGNIITASPAGDTLPALHVLEAAVELASKDGVRTMPVAEFITGPGQTRLEHGEILAAVRIPWPEPGTIQHFEKVGKRHALAISVASLAAMLHLDRGRIQTIRLALGSLGPTVLRCDAAEKWLAGRKLDADTLLQAADLVRASVHPIADVRATAEYRRQVAGNLLLRLEIYS; from the coding sequence ATGAGCGTTCAGATCCCCATATCCCTGGACGAACTCTGGCCACTGCTGCGCGATCCGGACACACAGGTCATGGCCGGCGGCACGGATCTTTTGGTCAAGCGCCGCGCGGGCCTCATGTCCGGCCCCATCCGTTGCCTGGAACGCATTCCGGAACTACGCGGCATCATTAGCGACGAAAACGGCCTGCGCATCGGCGCGGCCACGACCCTGACCGAAATCCTCGAATCCGCCGCCGTGACCGCCCACTGGCCCGTGCTGACCCAGGCCGTCCGCGTGCTGGGTTCGCCGCTCATCCGGCATCAGGCGACCCTGGGCGGAAACATCATCACCGCCTCCCCGGCCGGAGACACCCTGCCCGCCCTGCATGTTCTGGAGGCGGCCGTGGAGCTGGCCTCGAAAGATGGCGTCCGGACCATGCCCGTGGCGGAGTTCATCACCGGTCCCGGACAAACCCGCCTTGAACACGGAGAAATCCTTGCGGCCGTGCGCATCCCCTGGCCCGAGCCGGGCACGATCCAGCATTTTGAAAAGGTCGGCAAACGCCACGCCCTGGCTATCAGCGTGGCCAGTCTGGCCGCCATGCTGCATCTGGATCGTGGCCGCATCCAGACAATCCGACTGGCCCTGGGCAGCCTCGGCCCCACGGTGCTGCGCTGCGACGCGGCCGAAAAGTGGCTGGCCGGCCGCAAGCTGGACGCCGACACCCTGCTCCAGGCGGCGGACCTTGTCCGCGCTAGCGTCCACCCCATCGCCGACGTCCGGGCCACGGCCGAATACCGCCGACAGGTGGCGGGCAACCTGCTGCTGCGGTTGGAAATTTATTCATGA